The sequence ACTCCCTTCTGGATGAGGGCGGATGACCTGTCAAAATCAATCATATCAAAAAGGGCATCATACAGCGGCCTGAGATAGGGGTTAACCTTTTCGGAAAGGTCACCTGGCAGAAAACCAAGTTTTTCACCGGCCTCAACGGCGGGCCTTGTCAGGACAATCCTGTTCACCTTTTTTTCGAGGAGAGTAGATACAGCCATGGCCATGGCCAGATAAGTCTTTCCTGTCCCCGCCGGGCCGATGCCAAAAACCATATCATACTTCCTGATGGAATCAATATAGAGCTTCTGGGCAATGCTCTTCGGTGTGATAATCTGTTTTTTTGATGAGATAAAGACCGTATCCAGAAATATCTTCTCCAGGTCTGCCCTGCTGTTTTCGGAGAGTATCCTGTGGGCGTAATCAATGTCGGCGGGGTAGACGGGATATCCTTTTTTCATGATGGCATAGAGCTGGACAAGAAGGTTTTTCACCAGCGCAACGGCGAGAACATCGCCGGAGATAGAGATGTCATTCCCCCGTATACCTACCTTGACCCGTTCTAATCTTTCGATGAGCTTTATGTTTCTGTCATGTTCACCAAACAGGTTTTTGAGAATACTGTTGTCCGTAAAACTAATCTTTTCAACTGTAATATGTTCAGGTATTTGTTTCAAGTATATCTCGAGCCTTTATATGAATGGCCTTTTAATACTACTCCGACAGATGTGAGCACTGATTAACCAAGAATTGCAAGGAAGAAACCACCCATGAAAATGATTCTAATAGCCTTCACCATGTGCTCGCCATTTTCATTGATCCATGTGTGATCGGCTTCAAACGCAAGCAGCTCCTTGATCAG is a genomic window of Syntrophales bacterium containing:
- a CDS encoding PhoH family protein, with protein sequence MKQIPEHITVEKISFTDNSILKNLFGEHDRNIKLIERLERVKVGIRGNDISISGDVLAVALVKNLLVQLYAIMKKGYPVYPADIDYAHRILSENSRADLEKIFLDTVFISSKKQIITPKSIAQKLYIDSIRKYDMVFGIGPAGTGKTYLAMAMAVSTLLEKKVNRIVLTRPAVEAGEKLGFLPGDLSEKVNPYLRPLYDALFDMIDFDRSSALIQKGVIEVAPLAFMRGRTLNDSFVILDEAQNTTSEQMKMFLTRLGFGSKAVITGDVTQIDLPSDRISGLIEVEKILKKIEGIRFVYFSEIDVVRHHLVQDVIRAYNHLERGKGKNINRESYRES